A single Acidaminococcus sp. DNA region contains:
- a CDS encoding class I SAM-dependent rRNA methyltransferase, whose product MREYTRATITKKGEKMARGGHPWVFADEVEQLDGPYANGDLVDVVSEKGKYIGTGFINDHSKIRIRIISMNANDKFDAAFFERRLRYAVDYRKTVMPGPDFRCCRLIFGEADGFPGLTVDRFEDVLVAQVLSLGIEQRKEEIFTLLLKILREMGENIKGIYERNDVKIRELEGMTENKGIAAVEGSSLTEKDLHPTIVENGLKYHVNVVDGQKTGYFLDQKYNRLAVARIAAGKKVLDCFTHTGAFALNAAKGGAASVTAVDISEEALRQAKENIALNGFEKVITTVKANVFDYLTDLESKKQHPFDFIILDPPAFTKSGQTVKNAFRGYKDINFRAMKLLPRGGYLATCSCSHFMREDLFVKMLKEAAHDASVSLRQIEGRQQAPDHPILYSVPETDYLKFYLFQIV is encoded by the coding sequence ATGCGTGAATATACAAGAGCAACTATCACGAAAAAAGGCGAAAAAATGGCCCGCGGCGGTCATCCATGGGTATTTGCCGACGAAGTGGAACAGCTCGACGGTCCCTATGCAAACGGGGATCTGGTCGATGTGGTCAGTGAAAAGGGCAAATACATCGGCACCGGTTTTATCAACGATCATTCCAAGATTCGCATCCGCATTATTTCGATGAACGCTAACGATAAGTTTGACGCGGCGTTTTTTGAAAGACGGCTGCGCTACGCCGTCGATTACCGGAAAACGGTAATGCCCGGACCGGATTTTCGCTGCTGCCGCCTGATCTTTGGCGAAGCGGACGGATTCCCGGGTCTTACGGTGGACCGCTTTGAAGATGTGCTGGTGGCCCAGGTCCTGAGCCTTGGTATCGAGCAGCGCAAAGAAGAGATTTTTACGCTGCTTCTCAAGATTCTGCGCGAAATGGGCGAGAACATCAAAGGCATCTACGAACGCAACGATGTTAAAATCCGTGAGCTCGAGGGCATGACGGAAAATAAGGGTATTGCCGCGGTGGAAGGCAGCTCGCTGACGGAAAAAGACCTTCACCCGACGATTGTGGAAAATGGCCTGAAGTATCACGTCAATGTCGTGGATGGACAGAAAACGGGGTATTTCCTCGACCAGAAATATAATCGCCTGGCTGTGGCACGCATTGCAGCGGGCAAAAAGGTGCTCGACTGCTTCACCCATACGGGTGCCTTTGCCCTCAACGCGGCAAAGGGTGGGGCAGCTTCCGTGACGGCTGTCGATATTTCCGAGGAGGCCCTGCGCCAGGCAAAGGAAAATATTGCTCTGAACGGTTTTGAAAAGGTGATTACAACGGTCAAGGCAAATGTGTTTGATTACCTGACTGATCTCGAAAGCAAAAAGCAGCATCCTTTTGATTTTATCATTCTGGATCCGCCTGCTTTTACCAAATCCGGTCAGACCGTGAAAAACGCATTCCGCGGTTATAAGGACATCAACTTCCGGGCCATGAAACTGCTGCCGCGCGGCGGCTATCTGGCTACTTGTTCCTGCTCGCACTTTATGCGCGAAGACCTTTTTGTCAAGATGCTCAAAGAAGCAGCACACGATGCTTCCGTATCGCTGCGTCAAATTGAAGGAAGGCAGCAGGCACCGGATCATCCGATCCTTTATTCCGTGCCCGAAACGGATTACTTGAAATTTTATCTGTTCCAGATTGTTTAA
- the mgtE gene encoding magnesium transporter — protein MEEEKEIKAQDEEKQEQLEEQVENELTSALGRRDEKAVSELLEEAHPIDIAIALEEVTDSDILFLNQLISAEQMADIIEQADEDLQVRIMNLLDIDRILGVFQHMSKDDIVDILGNMPANRRKDLVRLMKTSDQTVIRNLLGYPETSAGGIMTTEYISMRSTLTVSQALEKVKEIAPRTEEINILYITNEKKQLIGTVSLRELLVAKNYDKLQDIMEDNVISVEPETDQEDVARIVSKYDLHAIPVVNKRKGIIGIITVDDIIDVIEEENTEDILKLGGVNKEEDVDSTIVESVKMRLPWLLINLVTAFLASATVSMFEDTISQVVALAAAMPIVAGMGGNAATQTLSVVIRGIAMGDITLKDNKKRIIKNVCVGCINGIINGCIAGAVVTVMYHNVYLGIIIFIAMICNLMIAAFVGYVVPVVLKALHADPAVASSIFITTFTDVCGFFIFLGLAKLCLPLLLTQG, from the coding sequence ATGGAAGAAGAAAAAGAAATCAAGGCCCAGGATGAAGAAAAGCAGGAACAGCTCGAAGAACAAGTCGAAAATGAACTGACATCTGCTCTGGGACGGCGTGACGAGAAAGCTGTTTCAGAACTCTTGGAGGAAGCCCACCCGATAGATATTGCTATTGCCCTGGAAGAAGTGACAGACAGCGATATCCTCTTCCTCAACCAGCTTATTTCTGCCGAGCAGATGGCTGACATCATCGAACAGGCCGATGAAGACCTTCAGGTCCGCATCATGAATCTCCTCGATATCGACCGTATCCTCGGTGTGTTCCAGCACATGTCCAAGGACGATATCGTCGATATCCTCGGCAATATGCCGGCTAACCGCCGCAAAGACCTGGTCCGTCTGATGAAGACGAGTGACCAGACAGTCATCCGGAACCTCTTAGGCTATCCGGAGACGAGCGCCGGCGGTATCATGACCACCGAATATATTTCGATGCGCAGCACCCTGACGGTCAGCCAGGCTCTGGAAAAAGTAAAGGAAATTGCACCGCGCACGGAAGAAATCAACATCCTTTATATTACGAACGAAAAGAAGCAGCTCATCGGAACGGTGTCCCTGCGGGAACTGCTTGTTGCCAAGAACTATGACAAGCTCCAGGATATCATGGAAGATAACGTCATTTCCGTGGAACCGGAGACGGACCAGGAAGACGTTGCCCGTATCGTATCTAAATACGACCTGCACGCCATTCCTGTTGTCAACAAGAGAAAAGGTATCATTGGTATTATTACGGTCGACGATATCATCGATGTCATCGAAGAAGAAAATACCGAAGATATCTTAAAATTAGGCGGTGTCAATAAGGAAGAAGACGTCGACAGCACCATTGTCGAGTCCGTTAAGATGCGTCTTCCGTGGCTCCTGATCAATCTGGTCACTGCTTTCCTTGCTTCCGCTACGGTTTCCATGTTTGAAGATACGATTTCCCAGGTTGTAGCCTTGGCAGCAGCCATGCCGATTGTAGCCGGCATGGGCGGCAACGCGGCGACCCAGACGTTATCCGTCGTCATCCGCGGTATTGCCATGGGGGATATTACTCTGAAGGATAATAAAAAGCGGATTATCAAAAACGTTTGTGTCGGCTGTATCAACGGCATCATCAACGGCTGTATCGCCGGGGCCGTGGTGACAGTCATGTATCACAATGTGTATCTTGGTATCATCATCTTTATCGCAATGATCTGCAACTTGATGATCGCTGCCTTCGTCGGTTACGTAGTGCCGGTAGTCCTCAAGGCCCTCCATGCGGATCCGGCCGTGGCTTCCAGCATTTTCATCACGACCTTTACGGATGTCTGTGGTTTCTTCATCTTCCTGGGGCTTGCTAAACTCTGCCTGCCTCTCCTGCTTACGCAAGGATAA
- a CDS encoding calcium-translocating P-type ATPase, PMCA-type has product MKKEILGLTTKEAEASGKRFGYNELSKPAQETLWDKFKDNLKDPMIRILIVALLINVVFAATGNADWLETIGIFLAIMVATLVSTYSEYSNESAFQKLQEEASRIVCKVIRDGKPQEIGIQEIVRGDAVILQAGDRIPADGFLLDGYIKVDQSVLNGESEEATKRPPEEGQILDMAKVDFLNPHFVYRGSVVLEGEGVMHVEAVGDHSVYGKLTQELKSNERPSPLKHKLSVLAAIISRLGYTGGVLIALALMLHKILMAPSFEFYMSNGTLVLHDLMESIILGVIIIVMAVPEGLPLMVALVSSLNMKKMLHDNVLVRKLVGIETAGSLNILFTDKTGTITKGKLEVTTFVTGDGKVYTNFTDLPEPIRNVTYANCLMNTSATVSDGRIIGGNMTETALSRYLGDFTMDLPLTREYFVPFNSTNKYSWAHVVGDDVDLCLIKGAPEKLLPATETYYDNAGKKQPFTADMKRSLDATMLGFAEKSIRMLGLFSRAGMIAGDKVPGNGLTLIGILGIRDDVRPESVKAIAEVHRAGIQVVMITGDRRETAMAIAKDAGILREPDDIVWTSDELSQMSDGDIKKQISHLRVVARALPTDKSRLVRIAQEMGLVVGMTGDGVNDSPALKKADVGFAMGSGTEVAKEAGDIVILDDNFLSIKQAILYGRTIYNSICKFIVFQLSINFSAVAVNLIAPFIGIEHPLTVIQILWINLIMDTLAALAFGGEPALPEYLNEAPKSRSAPIVSRPMFIKILIGGGYMTFLSLLFFLWEPLWHLFRPGPHHIYLYTGYFCTYVFMAVFNAFNVRVDSINIFEHLGANKGFLQINIMIIVIQVIMTLIGGRILRVRPLLPREWMAVLLISLSIIVVGTIFKAILRGERK; this is encoded by the coding sequence TTGAAAAAAGAGATTTTGGGACTGACCACAAAAGAAGCGGAAGCTTCCGGTAAGCGGTTTGGCTATAATGAACTTTCTAAGCCGGCGCAGGAGACGCTGTGGGATAAGTTCAAGGACAATTTGAAAGATCCTATGATCCGCATCTTGATTGTAGCGCTGCTCATCAATGTGGTGTTTGCTGCTACGGGCAATGCGGATTGGCTTGAAACCATCGGCATTTTTCTTGCTATTATGGTCGCAACATTGGTCAGTACGTACTCGGAGTATTCCAATGAGTCTGCTTTCCAGAAATTACAGGAAGAGGCATCGCGCATCGTCTGCAAGGTCATCCGTGACGGTAAGCCACAGGAAATCGGAATCCAGGAAATCGTGCGCGGCGATGCCGTGATTCTGCAGGCTGGGGACCGTATTCCTGCCGATGGTTTTCTGCTCGATGGCTATATTAAAGTGGACCAGTCCGTGCTGAACGGTGAAAGTGAAGAAGCCACTAAACGGCCGCCGGAAGAAGGCCAGATCCTTGATATGGCCAAGGTGGATTTCCTCAATCCTCATTTTGTGTACCGCGGTTCCGTGGTGCTCGAAGGGGAAGGTGTCATGCACGTAGAAGCGGTCGGCGACCATTCTGTGTATGGCAAGCTGACGCAGGAACTCAAGAGCAACGAGCGGCCGAGCCCGCTGAAGCATAAACTTTCTGTTCTTGCTGCGATCATCAGCCGTCTTGGTTATACCGGCGGTGTTCTGATTGCCCTGGCGCTCATGCTGCACAAGATCCTTATGGCACCGAGCTTTGAGTTTTACATGTCAAACGGTACGCTGGTGCTGCACGACTTGATGGAAAGTATCATTCTCGGCGTCATCATTATTGTCATGGCAGTGCCGGAAGGACTTCCGCTCATGGTGGCACTTGTTTCTTCTCTCAATATGAAGAAAATGCTGCACGATAACGTCCTCGTCCGGAAGCTTGTCGGTATCGAAACAGCCGGCAGTTTGAACATCCTCTTTACGGATAAGACAGGAACCATTACCAAGGGCAAGCTGGAAGTCACGACGTTCGTGACCGGTGACGGCAAGGTGTATACGAATTTTACCGATTTGCCGGAACCGATTCGGAACGTGACCTACGCCAACTGCCTGATGAATACGTCTGCCACGGTGAGTGACGGTCGGATTATCGGCGGCAATATGACGGAAACTGCTCTCAGCCGTTATCTGGGTGATTTTACGATGGACCTGCCGCTGACGCGGGAGTATTTCGTGCCGTTTAATAGTACCAACAAGTACTCCTGGGCTCATGTGGTCGGGGATGACGTAGATTTATGTCTTATCAAGGGGGCTCCGGAAAAACTGCTTCCGGCAACAGAAACTTATTATGACAATGCAGGTAAAAAGCAGCCTTTTACGGCAGATATGAAGCGTTCCCTTGATGCTACGATGCTGGGCTTTGCCGAAAAGTCCATCCGCATGCTCGGGTTATTTTCCCGTGCCGGCATGATTGCCGGGGATAAGGTTCCGGGCAACGGTCTCACGCTGATCGGTATCCTGGGCATCCGCGACGATGTCCGTCCGGAGTCGGTGAAAGCGATTGCAGAGGTGCACCGCGCCGGTATCCAGGTTGTTATGATTACGGGCGACCGGAGAGAAACGGCCATGGCAATTGCCAAGGACGCAGGAATCCTGAGGGAACCCGATGATATCGTATGGACGAGCGATGAACTTTCCCAGATGAGTGACGGTGACATCAAAAAGCAGATCAGTCACCTTCGTGTGGTTGCCAGAGCCCTTCCGACGGATAAATCGCGCCTCGTGCGCATTGCCCAGGAGATGGGCCTTGTCGTCGGCATGACCGGCGACGGTGTCAATGATTCGCCGGCCCTCAAGAAAGCCGATGTCGGCTTTGCTATGGGCAGCGGTACGGAAGTCGCGAAAGAAGCCGGGGACATTGTCATCCTGGATGATAACTTCCTCAGCATCAAACAGGCCATTCTGTACGGCCGTACGATTTACAATTCCATCTGCAAGTTCATCGTCTTCCAGCTGAGCATCAACTTCTCGGCGGTTGCGGTTAACCTCATTGCACCTTTCATTGGTATTGAGCATCCGCTGACAGTGATCCAGATCCTGTGGATCAACCTCATCATGGATACGCTGGCAGCCCTGGCGTTCGGCGGCGAACCGGCCCTTCCCGAATACTTGAACGAAGCGCCGAAGAGCCGCAGTGCTCCGATTGTCAGCCGTCCTATGTTCATCAAGATTCTGATAGGCGGCGGTTATATGACGTTCCTCAGCCTGCTATTCTTCCTGTGGGAACCGTTGTGGCACTTGTTTCGTCCGGGACCCCATCATATTTACCTCTACACAGGTTATTTCTGCACTTACGTATTTATGGCTGTCTTCAATGCCTTTAACGTTCGTGTGGATTCCATCAATATCTTTGAACATCTAGGTGCCAACAAAGGCTTCCTGCAGATCAATATCATGATCATCGTCATTCAGGTTATCATGACACTGATTGGCGGCAGAATCCTGCGGGTACGTCCGCTGCTTCCCAGGGAGTGGATGGCAGTACTGCTCATTTCCCTGTCCATCATCGTGGTGGGGACTATTTTCAAGGCAATTCTGCGCGGAGAAAGAAAATAA
- a CDS encoding hemolysin family protein, producing the protein MNDFHISSGLLTVILVVFVSLSAFFSASETALTGSNKLRLKNLAKNGEKRANTVLRLLSRFDKALTTILVGNNIVNIATASLATAVCTVYMGTSGLAVATAVTTVIILIFGEILPKSLAKDQPEKFAMACSSFLSALVFLLTPLTVFFQLIRKVMDHLGKKKLARTANEEELLLMVDEVEKGGDIKKRDSQRIKSAIEFSDIRVREIMTPRVAIRGIDIAEGNKAALAVFSTQGFSRLPVFKDDYNEVIGALHAKDFYAAYLKDPDFDLQTVLKKVVFVHTSTKIAKVLESLQESKVEMAIVVDSYGTIDGLVTTEDIVEELVGEIWDEHDKFTSSFQKIAQNTYVVNCSSNSQNANLFDLFKFLDLDITDYHLENDSISGWVLDSLGDIPQKGATFDCGNLHVTVTKANAHRVEEIVIEVKPRGDENKAEDKEQINE; encoded by the coding sequence ATGAATGATTTTCACATATCGTCGGGCCTTTTGACCGTGATTCTCGTTGTCTTTGTCTCGTTGTCTGCCTTTTTCTCCGCTTCGGAGACGGCACTTACGGGCAGCAACAAGCTGCGCCTCAAGAATCTTGCCAAGAACGGCGAGAAGCGGGCTAATACCGTGCTGCGGCTTCTGAGTCGTTTTGATAAGGCGCTGACGACGATTCTTGTGGGCAACAACATTGTCAATATCGCTACGGCATCGCTTGCCACAGCCGTGTGTACCGTGTATATGGGCACGTCCGGGCTTGCGGTGGCGACGGCCGTAACGACGGTCATTATCCTGATTTTCGGCGAAATCCTGCCGAAGAGCCTGGCTAAGGATCAGCCGGAAAAATTTGCTATGGCTTGTTCCTCTTTCCTGTCTGCTCTTGTTTTCCTGCTGACGCCGCTTACCGTCTTCTTCCAACTCATTCGCAAGGTCATGGACCATTTGGGCAAAAAGAAGCTGGCTCGTACGGCCAATGAGGAAGAGCTGCTGCTCATGGTGGACGAAGTCGAAAAAGGCGGCGATATCAAAAAGCGCGACAGCCAGCGCATCAAATCGGCTATTGAATTCAGCGATATCCGCGTCCGCGAAATCATGACGCCCCGCGTGGCTATTCGCGGCATTGACATTGCCGAAGGCAATAAGGCTGCGCTTGCTGTTTTTTCGACGCAGGGATTTTCGCGTCTGCCTGTCTTTAAGGATGATTACAACGAGGTCATCGGAGCGCTGCATGCAAAGGATTTTTATGCGGCCTATCTGAAAGATCCGGATTTTGATTTGCAGACGGTGCTTAAAAAAGTCGTGTTCGTGCATACTTCCACAAAGATTGCCAAAGTGCTGGAATCTCTGCAGGAATCCAAGGTGGAAATGGCTATCGTGGTGGACAGCTACGGTACCATTGACGGTCTTGTCACGACGGAAGATATCGTGGAAGAGCTGGTCGGTGAAATCTGGGATGAACACGATAAATTTACGTCGTCTTTCCAGAAAATTGCTCAGAATACGTATGTCGTCAACTGCAGTTCCAATTCGCAGAATGCCAATCTGTTTGATCTGTTTAAATTCCTCGACCTCGATATTACCGACTATCACCTGGAAAATGATTCCATCAGCGGCTGGGTGCTCGATTCCCTGGGAGACATTCCGCAGAAGGGGGCCACCTTTGACTGCGGCAACCTCCACGTGACGGTTACGAAGGCCAATGCGCACAGAGTCGAAGAAATTGTCATTGAAGTCAAACCTCGCGGTGATGAAAATAAGGCCGAAGATAAAGAGCAGATTAACGAATAG
- a CDS encoding M48 family metallopeptidase: protein MLKIDQLIRTRRRTLSLEINKDAELIVRAPLYMPQIQIDHFVAEKAQWILTHQERVRREKKRLSPITLTEGFTFPLLGRPCSLHFANVGSIQLVGDSLCIPRGATLNSLAQWLGRYLLVLLEDRVKFYAARLQLPVPPIKLANGKSRWGYCNYKNELGFNWRLVFCSVEAVDYVVVHELCHIQNKSHNRLFWKAVESILPDRKERERWLRINRRVMDIL from the coding sequence ATGTTAAAAATTGACCAGCTGATCCGGACAAGGCGCCGGACACTTTCACTAGAAATCAATAAAGATGCCGAACTGATTGTCAGAGCTCCGCTCTACATGCCGCAAATCCAGATTGACCATTTTGTAGCGGAAAAAGCGCAGTGGATCCTGACTCATCAGGAACGGGTGCGCCGGGAGAAAAAACGCTTATCTCCCATTACTTTGACAGAAGGGTTCACGTTCCCGCTCCTGGGGCGTCCCTGCTCGCTGCATTTTGCCAATGTCGGTTCGATTCAGCTTGTAGGGGACAGTCTCTGTATTCCCCGAGGGGCGACATTGAACTCCCTTGCTCAGTGGCTGGGGAGGTATCTTCTTGTGCTGCTTGAGGACCGGGTCAAATTTTACGCGGCCCGTCTGCAGCTGCCGGTACCGCCGATTAAACTGGCTAACGGCAAGTCGCGCTGGGGGTACTGCAACTATAAAAACGAGCTCGGTTTTAACTGGCGTCTTGTTTTTTGCAGCGTGGAGGCCGTGGATTACGTAGTGGTCCATGAGCTGTGCCATATTCAAAATAAATCCCATAATCGCCTTTTCTGGAAGGCTGTGGAATCCATATTGCCGGACCGCAAAGAGCGGGAACGGTGGCTTAGAATCAATCGGAGGGTTATGGATATTTTATGA
- a CDS encoding class A beta-lactamase-related serine hydrolase — translation MSINKRILLFLTILLLVGGVSFHLLHTSPKYIAQQKQIEESKIVHDKDTKLPYAFLNNVIAQSGASCSVYYKSLDTGEVFYNFSGKMPAGGLIRPYVAAAVLQQVKDGELKLTDTETVKESEKLPASPVMSKMAEGSKVTIQRLLEAMMLQNDQTAMSKLVALAGRDVINKYLLDKGFADTYLSSKDFENTDEVLPRGIPENPEGDKEKKPEAKKDKEPEKEPEISYTSVNDTVALLSKLYAGQLIDQKQDLYLLSLFEQQDDRHLMGALLPRNLKLAQLSVDHGRVLNAAGIVYGNEKYILVMMTDKALRPEETRKTMNQISSIIFNTVNDKEVFKK, via the coding sequence ATGAGCATCAACAAACGAATTCTCCTGTTCCTGACAATTCTGCTTCTGGTAGGGGGCGTCTCTTTCCACTTGCTTCATACAAGTCCGAAGTACATTGCCCAGCAGAAACAAATAGAGGAATCAAAGATTGTGCACGATAAGGACACGAAGCTGCCTTATGCCTTCTTGAATAACGTGATTGCCCAGTCAGGGGCTTCCTGTTCTGTGTACTACAAGTCCCTGGATACAGGTGAGGTCTTCTATAACTTTTCCGGTAAGATGCCGGCCGGGGGTCTCATCCGTCCGTACGTTGCCGCTGCCGTATTGCAGCAGGTCAAGGATGGAGAGCTGAAACTGACGGATACGGAGACGGTAAAGGAAAGTGAAAAACTGCCCGCCAGCCCTGTCATGTCAAAAATGGCCGAAGGCAGCAAGGTGACCATCCAGCGTCTTCTGGAAGCCATGATGCTGCAGAATGACCAGACGGCCATGAGCAAACTGGTGGCCCTTGCCGGGCGCGACGTGATCAACAAGTACCTTTTGGATAAGGGATTTGCTGATACGTACCTTAGCAGCAAGGATTTTGAAAATACGGATGAAGTACTGCCCAGAGGGATTCCCGAAAATCCTGAAGGTGACAAAGAGAAAAAGCCGGAAGCTAAAAAGGATAAAGAGCCGGAAAAGGAACCTGAAATCAGTTATACTTCCGTCAACGATACAGTAGCTCTTTTAAGTAAACTTTATGCAGGTCAGCTGATAGATCAGAAGCAGGATCTTTATCTGCTTTCTCTTTTTGAACAGCAGGATGACCGTCATCTCATGGGGGCGCTGCTGCCAAGGAACCTGAAGCTGGCCCAGCTTTCTGTCGATCACGGCCGTGTTCTTAATGCGGCGGGGATTGTGTATGGCAATGAAAAATATATCCTTGTGATGATGACGGATAAGGCACTGCGTCCGGAAGAGACGCGCAAGACCATGAATCAGATTTCCTCGATTATTTTCAATACGGTGAACGACAAAGAGGTGTTCAAGAAGTGA